A window of the Vibrio fluvialis genome harbors these coding sequences:
- the ispG gene encoding flavodoxin-dependent (E)-4-hydroxy-3-methylbut-2-enyl-diphosphate synthase, whose translation MQHESPIKRRPSTRIYVGDVPIGDGAPIAVQSMTNTRTTDVEATVAQIKALENVGADIVRVSVPTMDAAEAFKLIKQQVSVPLVADIHFDYRIALKVAEYGVDCLRINPGNIGNESRIRSVVDCARDKGIPIRIGVNGGSLEKDIQMKYGEPTPAALVESAMRHVDILDRLNFDQFKVSVKASDVFLAVDSYRLLAKQIDQPLHLGITEAGGARAGSVKSAVGLGMLLAEGIGDTLRISLAANPVEEIKVGFDILKSLRIRSRGINFIACPSCSRQEFDVIGTVNALEQRLEDVLTPMDVSIIGCVVNGPGEAEVSHLGLAGSNKKSAFYEDGVRQKERFDNDDLVDQLEAKIRAKAAQLDVKNRIDIKQQD comes from the coding sequence ATGCAACACGAGTCTCCTATCAAACGTCGCCCATCGACACGTATTTATGTGGGTGACGTGCCAATTGGCGATGGTGCGCCCATCGCCGTTCAATCCATGACCAACACTCGCACTACGGATGTGGAAGCAACTGTGGCGCAAATCAAAGCGTTGGAAAATGTGGGTGCCGACATTGTACGTGTCTCGGTTCCGACGATGGATGCCGCAGAAGCGTTTAAGCTGATCAAACAGCAGGTGTCTGTTCCTCTGGTCGCGGATATTCATTTTGACTACCGTATTGCGCTGAAAGTGGCGGAATATGGCGTTGACTGTCTGCGGATTAACCCGGGCAACATCGGTAATGAAAGCCGAATTCGCTCCGTGGTCGATTGTGCACGCGACAAAGGCATTCCGATTCGCATTGGCGTAAACGGAGGCTCGCTGGAAAAAGACATTCAGATGAAATATGGCGAACCGACCCCGGCTGCACTGGTGGAATCGGCAATGCGCCATGTCGATATTCTGGATCGACTCAATTTCGATCAGTTTAAAGTTAGCGTTAAAGCCTCCGATGTGTTCCTCGCGGTGGATTCATACCGTTTGCTGGCGAAACAGATTGATCAGCCTTTGCATCTCGGGATTACTGAAGCGGGCGGAGCTCGCGCTGGTTCTGTCAAGTCTGCGGTCGGTCTCGGCATGTTGTTGGCGGAAGGGATTGGTGACACGCTGCGAATTTCTCTGGCGGCCAACCCGGTTGAAGAGATCAAAGTCGGTTTTGACATTCTGAAGTCGCTACGCATTCGTTCGCGCGGTATCAACTTTATCGCCTGCCCAAGCTGCTCACGTCAGGAGTTTGATGTGATTGGTACTGTTAACGCGCTTGAACAGCGTCTAGAAGACGTGTTGACGCCGATGGATGTCTCCATCATCGGTTGTGTGGTGAACGGGCCAGGTGAAGCGGAAGTGTCGCATCTTGGCCTGGCTGGCAGTAACAAGAAGAGCGCATTCTACGAAGATGGTGTGCGCCAGAAAGAGCGTTTTGACAACGATGACCTCGTCGATCAGCTGGAAGCAAAAATTCGCGCTAAAGCCGCTCAGTTGGATGTGAAAAATCGCATCGACATCAAGCAACAAGATTAA
- the hisS gene encoding histidine--tRNA ligase, producing the protein MAKTIQAIRGMNDCLPTQSPLWQKVEGIVKNVISAYGYNEVRMPIVEETNLFSRAVGEETDVVSKEMYTFEDRNGDSLTLRPEGTAGCVRSCIQNSLINRDEQRLWYMGPMFRHERPQKGRYRQFHQCGVEVFGLNGPDVDAELIMMTARLWRELGIDKHVRLELNSIGSQEDRADYRTALVAFLEQHIDVLDEDCKRRMHTNPLRVLDTKNPDIQAILGDAPRLSEYLGEESKAHFAGLCELLDAAGIEYTVNERLVRGLDYYNRTVFEWMTESLGSQGTVCGGGRYDGLVEQLGGKATPAVGFAMGLERLVLMMETLGNTDVRRNVDVYMVTAGEGTLTAGMRLVEQLREQVPGLRVMTHFGGGNFKKQFKRADKVGAAVALVLGENEVAEKTVVLKDLAGGEQETISQTEIAGKLAHLV; encoded by the coding sequence GTGGCAAAGACTATTCAAGCAATTCGAGGCATGAACGACTGCCTCCCAACTCAGTCTCCGCTTTGGCAAAAAGTGGAAGGCATCGTGAAAAACGTAATCAGCGCGTACGGTTATAACGAAGTGCGCATGCCAATCGTTGAAGAAACAAACCTATTCAGCCGCGCTGTTGGTGAAGAGACAGACGTCGTTTCAAAAGAAATGTACACCTTTGAAGACCGTAATGGTGACAGCCTGACGCTTCGCCCTGAAGGTACTGCGGGTTGTGTACGTTCATGTATTCAAAACAGCCTGATCAACCGTGATGAACAGCGTCTGTGGTACATGGGGCCTATGTTCCGCCATGAGCGTCCGCAGAAAGGTCGTTACCGTCAATTCCACCAATGTGGTGTGGAAGTGTTTGGTCTAAATGGCCCAGACGTTGACGCCGAGCTTATCATGATGACTGCACGTCTTTGGCGTGAATTAGGCATCGACAAGCACGTTCGTCTTGAGCTGAACTCAATCGGTTCTCAAGAAGATCGTGCAGACTACCGCACAGCACTGGTTGCCTTCCTTGAGCAACATATCGATGTGCTGGACGAAGATTGTAAGCGCCGCATGCACACTAACCCACTGCGTGTTCTGGATACGAAGAACCCTGACATTCAGGCTATTTTAGGTGATGCACCGCGTCTTTCTGAGTACTTAGGTGAAGAATCAAAAGCACACTTCGCAGGTCTATGTGAACTTTTAGACGCTGCGGGTATCGAATACACGGTAAATGAGCGTTTGGTACGCGGTCTTGACTACTACAACCGTACGGTATTTGAGTGGATGACTGAAAGCCTGGGTTCACAAGGGACCGTGTGTGGCGGCGGCCGCTATGATGGTCTGGTTGAACAACTGGGCGGTAAAGCAACCCCAGCGGTTGGCTTTGCGATGGGCCTTGAGCGTCTGGTACTGATGATGGAAACCTTGGGTAACACAGACGTGCGTCGTAACGTTGATGTGTACATGGTGACTGCCGGTGAAGGTACGCTGACGGCTGGTATGAGACTGGTTGAGCAGCTGCGCGAGCAAGTTCCTGGTCTGCGCGTAATGACGCATTTTGGCGGCGGTAACTTTAAGAAACAATTTAAACGTGCAGACAAAGTCGGCGCGGCAGTGGCTCTGGTACTGGGTGAAAACGAAGTAGCAGAGAAGACTGTAGTTCTGAAAGACCTGGCTGGCGGTGAACAAGAAACGATTTCTCAAACCGAGATTGCGGGCAAACTGGCTCATCTCGTCTAA
- a CDS encoding YfgM family protein, with translation MELYDTEEQQVEAIKDWWKENGKAVIFGAVIGLGGLFGWRFYQDSVTSAQEAASASYTKAIQTLATKGVDGEADVQSFIDSNNKSEYAVLAAMQLAKAQVQAGNLDEALAQLEWAKNATGDAALKPVITYRVARLQAEQGNFDAALSELANIKEQSWTGRVAELRGDISLRKGDKAAAYAAYTEAQQADDASQTLQMKLDDLAK, from the coding sequence GTGGAACTCTACGATACTGAAGAACAACAAGTTGAAGCGATCAAAGATTGGTGGAAAGAGAACGGCAAAGCTGTCATCTTTGGCGCAGTGATCGGCTTGGGTGGTTTGTTTGGCTGGCGTTTTTATCAAGATTCTGTGACGTCAGCGCAAGAGGCTGCTTCTGCAAGTTACACCAAAGCGATTCAAACTCTGGCAACCAAAGGCGTTGACGGAGAAGCGGACGTACAAAGCTTTATCGACAGCAATAATAAATCTGAGTACGCAGTACTGGCGGCTATGCAACTGGCCAAAGCGCAAGTGCAAGCGGGTAATCTCGATGAAGCTCTGGCTCAGTTAGAGTGGGCGAAAAACGCCACGGGTGATGCTGCGCTGAAACCTGTGATTACCTATCGTGTTGCGCGTCTGCAAGCAGAACAAGGCAACTTTGATGCTGCGCTGAGTGAGTTGGCGAACATTAAAGAGCAAAGCTGGACTGGCCGTGTCGCGGAGCTGCGTGGTGATATTTCTCTGCGTAAAGGTGATAAAGCGGCGGCTTATGCTGCTTACACCGAAGCGCAGCAGGCGGATGATGCAAGTCAGACGCTACAGATGAAACTGGATGATCTGGCCAAATAA
- a CDS encoding bifunctional tRNA (adenosine(37)-C2)-methyltransferase TrmG/ribosomal RNA large subunit methyltransferase RlmN has translation MTTEKVNLLDFDRKGLRAFFAEELGEKAFRADQIMKWIYHFGCDDFDKMTNINKKLREQLKERCEIRAPYVSEAQHSTDGTIKWAMRVGDQDVETVYIPEDDRATLCVSSQVGCALECKFCSTAQQGFNRNLRVSEIIGQVWRAAREIGLEKETGRRPITNVVMMGMGEPLLNMKNLIPALEIMLDDLGFGLSKRRVTVSTSGVVSGLDQMTGQIDVALAISLHAPNDKLRSEIMPINDRWDIQDFLASVRRYIASSNANRGKVTVEYVLLDHVNDGTEHAHELAQLMKDTPCKINLIPFNPYPGSPYKKPSNSRIDRFQKTLMQYDHTVTIRKTRGDDIDAACGQLVGDVIDRTKRTKMKQVAENAIPVKTL, from the coding sequence ATGACCACAGAAAAAGTCAATCTGCTCGATTTTGATCGCAAAGGCTTGCGCGCATTTTTCGCTGAAGAACTGGGTGAGAAAGCGTTCCGCGCGGATCAAATCATGAAGTGGATCTATCACTTTGGTTGTGATGATTTCGACAAGATGACCAACATCAACAAGAAACTGCGTGAACAGCTGAAAGAACGCTGTGAAATTCGCGCACCATACGTTTCTGAAGCGCAGCATTCTACTGACGGTACCATCAAGTGGGCGATGCGTGTGGGTGATCAGGACGTAGAAACCGTCTACATTCCTGAAGATGACCGTGCTACTTTGTGTGTGTCTTCTCAGGTCGGTTGTGCGCTGGAATGTAAATTCTGCTCAACCGCTCAGCAAGGCTTTAACCGCAACCTGCGCGTATCCGAAATCATTGGTCAGGTGTGGCGTGCTGCTCGCGAAATTGGTCTGGAAAAAGAGACCGGACGTCGTCCAATCACCAACGTGGTGATGATGGGCATGGGCGAGCCTTTGCTGAATATGAAAAACCTGATCCCGGCGCTGGAAATTATGCTGGATGATCTTGGTTTTGGCCTGTCTAAACGTCGTGTAACGGTGTCGACTTCAGGGGTGGTATCTGGTCTGGATCAGATGACGGGTCAGATCGACGTTGCGCTGGCGATTTCTCTGCATGCGCCAAACGACAAACTGCGCAGTGAAATCATGCCAATCAACGACCGTTGGGATATCCAGGACTTCCTGGCATCTGTGCGTCGTTACATTGCTTCATCGAATGCCAACCGTGGCAAAGTAACTGTGGAATATGTTCTGCTGGACCACGTTAACGATGGCACAGAACACGCTCACGAACTGGCTCAGTTGATGAAAGACACGCCGTGTAAGATCAACCTGATTCCGTTCAACCCGTACCCAGGTTCGCCATATAAGAAGCCAAGTAACTCACGTATCGACCGTTTCCAGAAAACGCTTATGCAGTATGATCACACCGTGACTATTCGTAAGACACGTGGTGACGATATCGATGCGGCGTGTGGTCAGTTGGTCGGCGATGTTATCGACCGTACAAAACGGACTAAAATGAAACAAGTTGCTGAGAATGCGATTCCTGTTAAGACACTGTAA
- the ndk gene encoding nucleoside-diphosphate kinase gives MALERTFSIIKPDAVERNLIGEIYHRIEKAGLRIIAAKMLHLTEEQASGFYAEHEGKEFFPALKEFMTSGPIMVQVLEGENAIARYRELMGKTNPEEAACGTLRADYAISMRLNSVHGSDSPASAAREIEFFFPESELCPRSK, from the coding sequence ATGGCTCTTGAAAGAACGTTTTCGATTATTAAGCCCGATGCAGTTGAACGTAACTTGATTGGTGAAATTTACCATCGCATCGAAAAAGCAGGCCTGCGTATTATTGCTGCCAAAATGCTACACCTGACAGAAGAGCAGGCGAGTGGCTTTTATGCCGAGCATGAAGGTAAAGAGTTTTTCCCGGCGTTGAAAGAATTCATGACGTCTGGCCCGATTATGGTTCAGGTGTTGGAAGGGGAAAATGCGATTGCCCGTTACCGTGAGTTGATGGGTAAAACCAACCCGGAAGAAGCGGCATGTGGCACACTGCGTGCTGACTACGCGATCAGCATGCGTTTGAACTCAGTGCACGGCAGCGACAGCCCGGCATCAGCCGCCCGCGAAATTGAATTTTTCTTCCCTGAATCTGAACTTTGCCCTCGTAGCAAATAA
- a CDS encoding RodZ domain-containing protein, producing MNTEQDNITESTPKVQPGTLLKEKREALGLTQKQVADRLRLRVTIIQNIEENNFDSDLVATFTRGYLRSYAKAVGLAEHLVLDAFEESVTPEPQEQTMQSFSKKTKREKHDSRIMTITWIILLVIIGMSSLWWWQNNEQDTLKPDQSAEAVSAVADQAAAPATEEVQPEFNTIEPTQAEAQSDAQTSEEPTGDEMAMEDPAPAQEEAVVESQTTPAASTAEATSGELLTMNFSSDCWVQVKDATGKTLSTGIKKAGETLNLRGQKPLQVILGAPEGVSVTFASEPVDLSGYTSGKVARFTLP from the coding sequence ATGAATACAGAACAAGACAACATCACAGAAAGCACTCCAAAAGTACAACCAGGTACCCTTCTTAAAGAAAAACGCGAAGCGTTAGGGTTAACGCAGAAGCAAGTGGCTGATCGCCTGAGACTGCGCGTTACCATCATTCAGAATATCGAAGAAAATAATTTCGACTCCGATTTAGTCGCCACCTTTACCCGTGGTTATTTGCGTTCGTACGCAAAAGCGGTGGGCCTTGCGGAACATCTGGTGTTGGATGCATTTGAAGAGAGTGTGACGCCTGAACCTCAAGAGCAGACCATGCAGAGTTTTTCTAAGAAAACCAAGCGTGAGAAGCATGACAGCCGCATCATGACCATAACCTGGATCATTCTGCTGGTCATCATTGGAATGTCATCACTGTGGTGGTGGCAGAACAACGAACAAGATACGCTCAAGCCGGACCAGAGCGCGGAAGCGGTATCTGCGGTCGCAGATCAAGCTGCTGCACCTGCGACAGAAGAAGTGCAACCTGAGTTCAATACCATTGAGCCTACACAGGCAGAAGCGCAATCAGACGCACAGACTAGTGAGGAGCCAACGGGCGACGAAATGGCGATGGAAGATCCCGCGCCAGCTCAAGAAGAAGCGGTTGTTGAATCACAAACCACTCCAGCAGCGTCAACTGCTGAAGCAACCTCTGGTGAACTGCTGACCATGAACTTCAGTTCAGACTGTTGGGTTCAGGTGAAAGACGCCACTGGCAAAACTCTGTCTACCGGCATCAAAAAAGCGGGTGAGACACTTAATTTACGCGGTCAGAAGCCTCTGCAAGTGATTCTTGGGGCTCCGGAAGGCGTTTCAGTCACATTTGCGAGTGAACCTGTCGACCTTTCTGGGTATACTTCCGGCAAAGTAGCAAGATTCACCTTACCTTAG